In Colwellia sp. PAMC 20917, a single genomic region encodes these proteins:
- a CDS encoding TetR/AcrR family transcriptional regulator, which produces MNFGIAVFLKKSHHSTSFTLNGYIAITMPTKNVFLPKQQRSQDTQRKLLNALHFCLQDKFFEHITIKELSTRAGVSVGTFYRRFKDKESLLPLLYQDFGNDLSQWVTNLELIEFANLKEAVEKVSVETYQFLSTRKSVFRTLHLNSRLHSELLDSDKSVDRKVIYQRLVEILLRFRQEITAKDQSKVAEVAIFMIISGLLDKVLYPTLTPAIACEIDDAEFSIELPKIILPYLTI; this is translated from the coding sequence ATGAATTTTGGTATTGCTGTTTTCCTTAAAAAATCGCATCATTCAACTAGTTTCACCTTAAATGGATATATAGCGATAACGATGCCAACAAAAAATGTTTTCTTGCCAAAACAGCAAAGAAGCCAAGATACACAACGCAAACTATTAAACGCTTTACATTTTTGTCTCCAAGACAAGTTTTTCGAGCACATCACTATTAAAGAATTATCCACGCGTGCTGGCGTATCCGTAGGCACCTTTTACCGACGATTTAAAGACAAAGAATCATTATTGCCACTACTCTATCAAGACTTTGGTAACGATCTCTCTCAATGGGTCACTAACCTCGAACTTATCGAATTTGCAAATTTAAAGGAAGCTGTAGAAAAGGTATCCGTTGAAACTTATCAATTTCTTTCGACACGCAAAAGTGTATTTCGAACACTCCACTTAAATTCAAGGCTCCATTCAGAATTACTTGATTCAGATAAATCAGTGGACCGCAAAGTAATTTACCAACGTTTGGTTGAAATTTTATTAAGATTTAGACAAGAAATTACAGCAAAAGATCAATCAAAAGTTGCTGAAGTGGCTATTTTTATGATTATTAGCGGTCTTTTAGACAAGGTTCTTTATCCAACTCTAACCCCCGCAATTGCCTGTGAGATTGATGATGCCGAATTTTCTATTGAACTACCAAAAATAATATTGCCTTATTTAACTATATAA
- a CDS encoding mechanosensitive ion channel family protein — MFEKVASESPVVEKTLSLAPTDLLRQEIDQVSYIYNIIVDFFANYTFQLIGAFIIFALGYIVAGKISNVVLRLCTKHKLDITLSQFLASTTKMLIVIMITVISLSKLGISVTPFIAAIGAISLGAGLALQGLLANYAAGFNIIIIRPFVVGDTITVRGVTGIVKEVLLAYTIIHDQDGVAITIPNKHIVGEILHNSKHDSLLELTVGIAYKEDPLQVVTILEKTIEELNIVGESREPQIGISEFADSSINISIRLWTPTANYYDAKFKAYKAIYLALKENNIEIPFPQRDVHLISQA; from the coding sequence ATGTTTGAAAAAGTAGCAAGTGAAAGCCCAGTAGTAGAAAAAACACTCTCTCTAGCGCCAACCGATTTATTACGACAAGAAATAGATCAGGTCAGTTATATTTATAATATCATTGTTGATTTTTTTGCTAATTATACCTTCCAATTGATTGGCGCCTTCATCATTTTCGCGCTCGGTTATATCGTCGCAGGCAAAATATCCAATGTTGTATTGAGACTATGTACAAAACATAAACTTGATATCACCTTAAGTCAGTTTTTGGCCAGTACCACCAAAATGCTTATCGTCATCATGATAACCGTTATCTCGTTAAGTAAATTAGGCATTAGTGTTACACCATTTATAGCTGCCATTGGTGCCATTTCTCTTGGCGCAGGTTTAGCCTTACAAGGTTTATTAGCTAACTATGCAGCTGGTTTTAATATTATTATTATTCGCCCCTTCGTGGTTGGTGATACCATAACTGTGCGCGGTGTTACCGGCATAGTCAAAGAAGTTCTCCTGGCTTATACCATAATTCATGACCAAGACGGTGTTGCGATTACCATACCGAACAAACATATTGTTGGCGAGATATTACACAACTCCAAACATGACTCATTATTAGAGTTAACAGTGGGTATCGCCTATAAAGAAGATCCATTACAAGTGGTTACTATTTTAGAAAAAACGATAGAGGAACTCAATATCGTTGGTGAATCGCGCGAACCACAAATTGGTATTAGCGAATTTGCTGACAGCTCTATCAATATTTCGATACGTTTATGGACACCCACGGCTAATTATTATGATGCTAAATTTAAAGCCTACAAAGCAATTTACTTAGCCCTGAAAGAAAACAATATCGAGATCCCGTTCCCACAACGCGATGTTCATTTAATCTCACAAGCTTAA
- a CDS encoding alpha/beta hydrolase family protein, with the protein MKENIWVAVIIAPLFSTMTFAKVEPVLQLEDVFTLEYASGLAINAGGDEVYFVRNYMDIHSDKKLGNIWKVDKKKNLTPVTNGLHVDYSPKLSPDNTKLAYISTASGKSQIHMKWLQTGNAGQLSHFTNAPSNLSWSPDGKHLAFSMFVDSETKSVVSLPGMPKGAKWAKPAVYIDDMYYRFDGAGYNKAGNSHIFVMSTDGGNARQLTEGEFNHNEKVSWSKDGSKLYYSTNKRLDKDLEWTDSNIYSVDIETQEVNVLTDRNGPDSSPIISPNGKLIAYLGSDQHYKNYENTELYIMNIDGSNKHSITENLDRSINNIQWAKNSKSVLMSYQDKGETYVASQSLSGKRKIVARQLGGLSYGRPYNGGEFVVSEDGTVAFTFSNPQRPADIAITKKGKTTLLTTLNEDALGYKTLASIKEINTKSSFDKRNIQAWIAYPPGYDTAKKAGKKFPLILEIHGGPVTNYGPHFSAEIQLMAAKGYVVVYANPRGSDSYGKEFSQTIHNNYPSQDYDDLMSVVDNVIKQEAIDDEALFVTGGSGGGVLTAWIIGHTDRFKAAVVAKPVINWISFVLTTDIYPFVIKNWFNKMPWEDSEHYMKLSPISYVGNVSTPTMLLTGEADQRTPIAETEQFYQALKLRDVDTAMVRIPDAYHGIYKRPSNLMSKVAHILWWFEQYKTTPKSKGGY; encoded by the coding sequence ATGAAGGAAAACATTTGGGTAGCAGTAATAATTGCGCCGCTATTTTCAACAATGACCTTTGCTAAAGTCGAGCCTGTATTACAACTAGAAGATGTTTTTACACTGGAGTATGCTTCTGGACTTGCTATAAATGCTGGCGGTGATGAAGTCTATTTTGTTCGTAACTATATGGATATTCATAGTGATAAAAAACTTGGCAACATTTGGAAAGTTGACAAGAAAAAAAACTTAACTCCGGTAACTAATGGTCTTCATGTTGATTATTCGCCAAAGCTTTCTCCTGATAATACAAAACTAGCTTATATTTCTACGGCGAGTGGTAAATCTCAAATACATATGAAGTGGTTGCAAACAGGTAACGCTGGACAATTGAGTCACTTCACTAACGCACCTTCAAATCTAAGTTGGTCGCCTGATGGAAAACATTTAGCTTTCTCAATGTTTGTTGATAGTGAAACAAAGAGTGTTGTATCACTGCCAGGTATGCCTAAAGGAGCAAAATGGGCTAAGCCAGCTGTGTATATTGATGACATGTATTATCGCTTTGATGGTGCAGGTTATAATAAAGCAGGTAATAGCCATATTTTTGTTATGTCAACTGATGGGGGAAATGCACGTCAACTTACAGAGGGTGAGTTCAATCATAATGAAAAAGTTAGTTGGAGTAAAGATGGAAGCAAATTATATTACTCAACCAACAAACGTTTAGATAAAGATCTAGAATGGACAGATAGTAATATTTACTCTGTGGATATTGAAACGCAAGAAGTTAACGTATTAACAGATCGTAATGGACCTGATTCAAGCCCTATTATCTCGCCTAATGGTAAGTTGATTGCGTATTTAGGCTCTGATCAGCACTATAAAAATTACGAAAACACTGAACTTTATATCATGAATATTGATGGTTCAAATAAACATTCTATTACTGAAAATTTAGACCGTTCAATTAATAACATTCAATGGGCTAAGAACAGCAAATCCGTTTTAATGAGTTATCAAGATAAAGGAGAAACTTATGTTGCTTCTCAATCGTTGAGTGGCAAACGAAAAATTGTTGCGAGACAGTTAGGCGGGCTCTCTTACGGTAGACCATATAATGGCGGTGAATTTGTTGTTTCAGAAGATGGAACTGTTGCTTTTACTTTTTCGAATCCTCAACGCCCTGCGGATATAGCAATAACGAAAAAGGGTAAAACAACCCTACTAACTACACTTAATGAAGATGCATTAGGTTATAAAACTCTAGCTAGTATAAAAGAAATTAATACCAAATCTTCATTTGATAAACGCAATATTCAAGCTTGGATTGCTTACCCTCCAGGGTATGATACGGCTAAAAAAGCGGGTAAAAAATTTCCTTTGATCCTAGAAATTCATGGTGGTCCAGTCACAAATTATGGACCTCATTTTTCTGCAGAAATTCAACTTATGGCAGCGAAAGGCTATGTCGTAGTTTATGCTAACCCAAGAGGAAGTGATAGCTACGGTAAAGAATTCTCTCAAACCATTCATAATAATTATCCAAGCCAAGATTATGATGATTTAATGTCTGTTGTTGATAATGTTATTAAGCAAGAAGCTATTGATGATGAGGCATTATTTGTAACAGGTGGTTCTGGTGGTGGTGTTTTAACGGCGTGGATTATTGGCCATACTGACAGATTTAAAGCTGCTGTGGTCGCTAAACCTGTAATCAATTGGATTAGCTTCGTACTGACCACTGATATTTATCCTTTTGTTATTAAAAATTGGTTTAACAAAATGCCATGGGAAGACAGCGAGCACTATATGAAGTTATCACCTATTAGTTATGTTGGTAATGTCAGTACACCTACCATGCTACTAACAGGGGAAGCAGATCAACGAACACCCATTGCTGAAACTGAACAGTTTTATCAAGCGCTTAAATTACGTGATGTTGATACAGCCATGGTAAGAATACCAGACGCTTATCATGGTATTTATAAACGCCCTAGCAATTTAATGTCTAAAGTTGCTCATATATTATGGTGGTTTGAGCAATATAAAACGACTCCGAAATCAAAGGGAGGTTATTGA
- the ftsB gene encoding cell division protein FtsB, giving the protein MRAITVLLLVFLMLLQYRLWFGKNSVPDYLALEQEVQRQVADNDKLKQRNKLLYADTDDLKSGVEAIEERARNELGMIKENETFFRLIPSEKNTMQIDPE; this is encoded by the coding sequence ATGCGCGCTATAACCGTACTCTTACTGGTTTTTCTGATGTTATTACAATACCGACTATGGTTCGGTAAAAATAGTGTGCCTGACTATCTAGCTTTGGAACAAGAAGTTCAACGTCAAGTAGCAGACAATGACAAGCTCAAACAACGTAATAAATTATTATATGCTGATACCGACGATTTGAAATCAGGCGTTGAAGCTATTGAAGAGCGCGCTCGGAATGAGTTAGGGATGATAAAAGAAAACGAAACATTTTTTCGTTTAATACCCTCTGAAAAAAACACCATGCAAATAGACCCGGAATAA
- the ispD gene encoding 2-C-methyl-D-erythritol 4-phosphate cytidylyltransferase, whose protein sequence is MLINPTEPTQQFIAVVPAAGAGKRMQANCPKQYLTIDNKTILEHTIERLLSHPSINKVIIALSANDEYYPQTSLINNAQVETVIGGKERVDSVLAGLTAIDPEHHSWVLVHDAARPCVTHDDISTLIARCLAKEVGGLLAAPVRDTMKRSVLSTLNGPQVLSTVAREHLWHALTPQMFPVRELKAAIINGLNQGAELTDESSAIERANLPSLLVSASSENIKITHPDDLALAAFFLAKQKQQQQKPILQETP, encoded by the coding sequence ATGCTAATTAATCCAACCGAGCCTACTCAACAATTTATTGCTGTTGTCCCTGCCGCTGGTGCAGGTAAACGTATGCAGGCAAATTGCCCTAAGCAATATTTAACTATTGATAATAAAACAATTTTAGAACACACCATTGAACGCCTGTTAAGTCATCCGTCGATAAATAAAGTTATTATCGCGCTCAGTGCAAATGATGAATATTATCCACAAACGTCATTAATCAATAATGCTCAGGTTGAAACAGTTATTGGCGGCAAAGAACGAGTTGACTCAGTTCTGGCTGGATTAACAGCGATTGACCCTGAGCACCATTCTTGGGTCTTAGTGCATGATGCCGCGAGACCTTGTGTTACTCATGATGATATTTCAACGTTAATTGCTCGTTGCCTAGCAAAAGAAGTGGGCGGATTATTAGCTGCACCGGTGCGAGACACCATGAAACGATCGGTTTTGAGTACGTTAAATGGTCCGCAAGTTTTGTCAACGGTAGCGCGAGAGCATTTATGGCACGCGCTAACACCACAAATGTTTCCGGTGCGAGAATTAAAAGCCGCGATTATTAATGGCCTTAATCAGGGAGCTGAACTCACTGATGAGTCATCAGCAATTGAACGGGCTAATTTACCTAGTCTGTTAGTTTCGGCAAGCAGTGAAAATATAAAAATTACTCATCCAGATGATCTCGCTTTAGCTGCTTTTTTCTTAGCTAAGCAAAAACAACAGCAACAAAAACCAATATTACAGGAAACACCATGA
- the ispF gene encoding 2-C-methyl-D-erythritol 2,4-cyclodiphosphate synthase → MRIGHGFDVHKFGGKGPIVLAGVEIDYPQGFIAHSDGDVAIHALCDAILGALCLADIGNHFPDTDGQYENIDSRILLKHVVGLMIEKGYQLGNADITIVAQAPKIAPHLLAMRTCLSEDLQAELDQVNVKATTTEKLGYAGRKEGVAVHAVVLLTKSSAAVIENNQ, encoded by the coding sequence ATGAGAATAGGTCACGGCTTTGATGTACACAAATTTGGTGGCAAAGGCCCTATTGTTTTAGCCGGTGTAGAAATAGATTATCCGCAAGGCTTTATTGCTCACTCGGATGGTGATGTTGCAATTCACGCTTTGTGTGACGCAATATTGGGGGCGCTTTGCTTAGCCGATATTGGTAATCACTTTCCTGATACAGATGGCCAGTATGAAAATATCGATAGTCGAATTTTATTAAAGCATGTTGTCGGTTTAATGATTGAAAAAGGCTATCAACTCGGTAATGCCGATATTACTATCGTTGCACAAGCCCCTAAAATAGCACCACATTTATTGGCGATGCGTACTTGCTTAAGTGAAGACTTACAAGCAGAGCTAGATCAAGTGAATGTAAAAGCAACCACGACTGAAAAGTTAGGTTATGCAGGTCGTAAAGAAGGCGTGGCTGTTCACGCTGTGGTCTTACTGACAAAATCTTCTGCAGCCGTTATAGAGAATAATCAATAA
- a CDS encoding GGDEF domain-containing protein, with translation MISLLQTEMELLFGFSLTWLYAFEGNCKKTSKLISVVGKGQKEVESKYPYIDITNDKMMEKIFNSDFPVYVEDARSDPTTDKKIVNALDYRTLINCQLFLHGESLGLIGTGSFATEGVRPMSLDEIAYFSALSKIVSITLDRISYREKSLLDPLTKIDNKRGLEVNAETLLALARRNNQSVAIVFIDLDNFKPINDQFGHDVGDNTLISFSLCLKNILRRSDLVARVGGDEFVLLLSNVNDEYCIHKLIDQIDAEWTLLKANKSNLDITFSAGYSVFPEDGTHLDELINLADKKMYQIKSISKNT, from the coding sequence ATGATTTCATTATTACAAACTGAAATGGAATTATTATTTGGTTTCAGTTTAACGTGGTTGTATGCATTTGAAGGTAATTGTAAAAAGACTTCTAAACTCATTTCTGTAGTTGGGAAAGGCCAGAAAGAAGTTGAATCTAAATATCCGTATATAGATATTACTAACGATAAAATGATGGAAAAAATCTTTAATAGTGATTTTCCTGTATATGTTGAAGATGCTCGAAGTGATCCGACTACAGATAAAAAAATCGTTAATGCATTGGACTATCGAACACTTATAAACTGCCAGTTATTCTTGCATGGAGAAAGTCTTGGTTTAATAGGGACTGGATCCTTTGCGACTGAAGGTGTCAGGCCAATGTCTCTTGATGAAATAGCTTATTTTTCAGCCTTATCGAAAATTGTATCAATTACGTTAGATCGTATTAGTTATCGTGAAAAATCGTTGCTTGACCCTCTCACAAAAATAGACAATAAGCGTGGACTTGAAGTTAATGCTGAAACTTTATTGGCACTTGCACGGCGTAATAATCAAAGCGTTGCAATTGTTTTTATTGATCTAGACAACTTTAAACCTATCAACGACCAGTTTGGACATGACGTGGGAGACAATACGTTAATCTCTTTTTCTCTATGTCTGAAAAACATATTGAGGCGTTCAGATCTTGTCGCAAGAGTAGGTGGAGATGAGTTTGTTTTATTACTATCTAACGTTAATGATGAATACTGTATTCATAAATTAATTGATCAGATTGATGCAGAATGGACGCTTCTAAAAGCCAATAAAAGTAACTTAGATATAACCTTTTCTGCCGGCTATTCTGTTTTTCCTGAAGATGGCACTCATTTGGATGAGCTAATTAATTTAGCTGATAAAAAAATGTATCAGATAAAATCGATTTCAAAAAACACTTGA
- the truD gene encoding tRNA pseudouridine(13) synthase TruD, with amino-acid sequence MSKSLQYLYTQPNATGQLRSEMSDFKVFEKLPFEPCGEGEHLFIHLRKTGANTLVVARELAKYFKVKEGLVSYAGLKDRFAVTEQWFGIHLPGKAIYDLSNLAIEGVEVLSQQRHNKKLRIGALSGNRFELVLRNVSNTDDVLRRWTAVSQFGVPNYFGEQRFGINGGNLERALELFQGKKVKDKKKRGLYLSAARSEIFNQIISTRIERNQFESLQTGDVFMLSGTQSVFLADEIDATIRQRFQEKDIDLTAALWGAGELMSQGESQQLEQQVADGYADFCQGLAKFGLKQERRRIRLSLTEGSIKSVDDTITLSFFLPSGCYATTILRELISYQDMTERAVN; translated from the coding sequence ATGAGCAAGTCATTACAATATTTATATACCCAACCGAATGCCACTGGCCAACTTCGTAGTGAAATGTCTGATTTTAAGGTCTTTGAAAAATTACCTTTTGAACCTTGCGGCGAAGGCGAACATTTATTTATTCACCTGAGAAAAACTGGCGCCAATACGCTAGTTGTTGCCCGAGAGTTGGCTAAATACTTTAAGGTAAAAGAAGGCTTAGTATCTTATGCCGGCTTAAAAGACAGATTTGCTGTTACCGAGCAGTGGTTCGGTATTCACCTACCAGGCAAAGCGATTTATGATTTAAGTAACTTAGCCATCGAAGGTGTTGAAGTTCTTTCCCAACAACGTCATAACAAAAAATTACGCATCGGTGCCTTGTCAGGTAATCGCTTCGAATTAGTGTTGCGTAATGTCAGTAATACCGATGATGTCTTACGCCGCTGGACTGCGGTTAGCCAATTTGGTGTGCCTAACTACTTTGGTGAACAACGCTTTGGTATTAATGGCGGCAACCTTGAAAGAGCGTTGGAGTTATTTCAAGGTAAAAAAGTAAAAGATAAAAAGAAACGTGGCCTTTATTTATCGGCGGCTCGCTCAGAAATCTTTAATCAAATAATCAGTACTCGTATTGAAAGAAATCAGTTTGAATCTTTACAAACGGGTGATGTTTTTATGTTAAGCGGCACACAGTCGGTATTTTTGGCTGATGAAATTGACGCAACCATTCGTCAACGCTTTCAAGAAAAAGATATCGACTTAACGGCAGCGCTGTGGGGCGCTGGCGAATTAATGTCGCAAGGCGAATCACAACAGCTAGAGCAGCAGGTTGCCGATGGTTACGCTGACTTTTGCCAAGGTTTAGCTAAGTTTGGCTTAAAGCAAGAACGACGTAGAATTAGGTTGTCGTTAACTGAAGGCAGTATAAAGTCGGTTGATGACACCATAACATTGAGCTTCTTTTTACCTTCTGGTTGTTATGCAACCACCATTTTGCGTGAATTAATCAGTTATCAAGATATGACAGAGCGAGCGGTAAACTAA
- a CDS encoding transposase gives MPKPRSQQISLSDTPYYHICSQTVRKAFLCGVDKETGVSYEHRRHWIEQRIFTLSQVFAIDICAHAVMNNHLHLVLHVDSEQVNNWTTFEVLSRWHKLFKGTLLTRQYQRQQSLTTFEIEMVEETAQVYKQRLIDISWFMRALNEPIARQANKEDKCTGHFWEGRFKSQALLDEGALLACMAYVDLNPVRAGIAPTPEQSSFTSIQLRIRAAIIGEQPTTLLPFTGHEQQAKTSGIRFSLKDYLTLVDETGRVIRADKRGAIDNKTANILSRLHISDESWLKLTSNFEGIFTGAVGTAEHLCEFTEHVGLKRAHGKANAQACLNSA, from the coding sequence ATGCCTAAGCCTCGTTCACAACAAATCAGTTTATCTGATACGCCGTATTATCATATTTGTAGTCAAACCGTTCGAAAAGCCTTTTTATGTGGTGTTGATAAAGAAACCGGTGTCAGTTATGAGCACAGGCGTCATTGGATTGAACAGCGCATTTTTACATTATCTCAGGTCTTTGCTATTGATATTTGTGCTCACGCTGTTATGAATAATCACTTACATTTAGTCCTTCATGTTGATAGTGAACAAGTTAACAACTGGACGACGTTCGAGGTACTGTCCCGTTGGCATAAGTTGTTTAAAGGCACCCTGTTAACCCGTCAATATCAGCGACAGCAATCATTAACGACATTCGAAATAGAAATGGTTGAAGAAACAGCACAGGTCTATAAACAACGCTTAATCGATATCAGTTGGTTTATGCGGGCATTAAACGAGCCTATTGCTCGACAGGCCAATAAAGAAGATAAATGCACTGGGCACTTTTGGGAAGGACGCTTTAAATCACAAGCCCTGCTCGATGAAGGGGCATTACTTGCTTGTATGGCTTATGTAGATTTAAATCCAGTGCGTGCGGGTATTGCCCCAACACCTGAGCAATCGAGTTTTACCAGTATTCAACTGCGTATCAGAGCCGCCATTATCGGAGAGCAACCGACAACGTTATTACCTTTTACTGGCCATGAACAGCAAGCTAAAACCTCCGGTATCCGCTTTAGCTTAAAGGACTATTTAACCCTTGTAGATGAAACAGGTCGCGTAATAAGAGCAGACAAACGAGGCGCTATCGATAACAAAACCGCAAATATACTGTCAAGACTTCACATCAGCGATGAAAGTTGGCTCAAACTCACCTCAAACTTTGAAGGTATATTCACTGGCGCGGTCGGCACCGCAGAGCATTTGTGTGAATTTACTGAGCACGTGGGGTTAAAGCGAGCACACGGGAAAGCAAATGCCCAAGCTTGTTTGAATAGCGCGTAA
- a CDS encoding M20 family metallopeptidase, whose translation MSSFGAKAATGPKELLKNVEHKVIEWRRDFHQNPELGNREFRTAGIVAEHLRSLGMEVETNIAYTGVVGILKGSKPGPTVMLRADMDALPVTEKVDLPFKSTKTTNYRGVDVGIMHACGHDTHVAMLMGTASVLAGMKDQLNGNVMFVFQPAEEGAPKGEEGGAELMLKQGMFKRYKPDAAFGLHITSSLPSGTIGYRSGPFMASADRFEINVHGEQTHGSTPWNGVDPIAAAAQIVNGVNLIVSRHIDITKEPAVVSFGKISGGVRNNIIPENVEMIGTIRNFDMDNRQQIFEKIKTTATHIAASSGAKADVNIFKGYPVTINNPELTTQMLPSLEKAAGKQNVMIIPKITGAEDFSFYALEVPGLFVFLGGTPSDKDEKTAPSNHSPYFFADESSFKTGTATLTQLTLDYMAQAK comes from the coding sequence ATGTCTTCATTTGGTGCTAAGGCTGCGACTGGCCCGAAAGAACTACTTAAAAATGTTGAACATAAAGTTATTGAATGGCGCCGTGATTTTCACCAAAATCCTGAGCTAGGAAACCGTGAATTTCGCACCGCTGGAATAGTTGCAGAGCATTTGAGAAGCCTTGGCATGGAAGTGGAAACCAATATTGCCTATACCGGTGTTGTTGGGATTTTGAAAGGTTCAAAGCCAGGCCCTACGGTAATGCTTCGTGCCGATATGGATGCTTTACCGGTAACAGAAAAGGTCGATTTACCTTTTAAGTCAACTAAAACAACTAACTACCGCGGTGTCGATGTCGGTATTATGCACGCCTGTGGCCATGACACCCATGTTGCCATGTTGATGGGAACAGCTTCAGTACTAGCTGGCATGAAAGATCAACTCAATGGTAATGTCATGTTTGTATTCCAACCCGCAGAAGAAGGTGCACCTAAAGGTGAAGAAGGTGGCGCTGAACTGATGTTAAAGCAAGGAATGTTTAAACGTTATAAACCTGATGCTGCTTTTGGTTTACATATAACATCTAGCCTGCCTTCTGGAACTATAGGTTATCGAAGTGGCCCATTTATGGCTAGTGCAGATAGGTTTGAAATTAATGTCCATGGTGAACAAACACATGGTTCTACACCTTGGAACGGCGTCGATCCCATTGCAGCGGCGGCTCAAATTGTTAATGGTGTGAACCTCATTGTTAGTCGTCATATTGATATTACCAAAGAACCTGCTGTCGTTTCTTTTGGTAAAATTTCGGGTGGTGTGCGTAATAATATTATTCCTGAAAATGTCGAAATGATAGGTACTATTCGTAACTTTGACATGGATAATAGGCAACAAATTTTTGAAAAAATTAAAACAACGGCAACGCATATTGCTGCCTCGTCAGGAGCAAAGGCCGATGTTAATATTTTCAAAGGTTACCCTGTTACGATAAACAACCCAGAATTAACCACACAAATGTTACCGAGTTTGGAAAAAGCAGCCGGAAAGCAAAATGTAATGATTATACCTAAGATCACCGGTGCAGAAGATTTTTCATTTTACGCCCTTGAGGTACCAGGTTTATTCGTTTTTTTAGGGGGAACTCCAAGTGATAAAGACGAAAAAACAGCACCAAGTAACCATTCCCCTTATTTTTTTGCTGACGAGTCCTCATTTAAAACGGGCACTGCTACATTGACTCAACTGACCCTTGACTATATGGCCCAAGCTAAATAG